GCTCGAGCAGCGCGTCACCGTACGCGGTGATATCGTCCGCCGGATCCGGCACGCGGACGAACTCGTCGCAGTACTTCGAGGCTGCCGCGGGCGTCGCCGGCGAGTCGGAGGCAACGACGGTGTGGACGCCGCGCGGCCGGAGCGACCGCAGACAGGCCACAGTGCTCGGCGCGTCGATCCCGGGGACGAGGACGCCTGCATCATCTTTGTCTCGTTGCATGCTTGAAGAATGCTGATCGACTGTCATCGGTATGAGGTGGATACTTCGGATCGGGGGTCGGAGTTCGAGTGTGATATCATGGGGCTGTCGTTATCGATCGAACGTCTCTCGTTCGAGCGCGCTGTCGGTGTACGCCCGACAGCGTTGGACCGTTTCGTCGTTGAGTTCGTAGACGTGGACGAACGCGATATCGAACGGGGTACCGTCGGCCGTCCCGACGTATGCTCCCTCTACTACGACGGTTTCACCCGCCTCCGTGAACCGCTCCGGAAGGGCTTGTATGTGATCCGCCCTCTCACGGAGTCCGGCGGCGACGGTTTCGACAACGTCGTCGACACCTGTATAGGTTTGTTCCGTCTCCCTGCCGCTCGTCATTGTCGTCCAGGTGACGTCGTCGGCGAACACCGTGGACACATCCGCACGCCCACCACGGTTCGTGACGAAGTGGTTAAACCGGGCGTAAAAGTCGGTGAGCAGTTCCCGGTTCGTCGTCTCCTCCGCCGCTCGATGCG
Above is a window of Natronorubrum tibetense GA33 DNA encoding:
- a CDS encoding nuclear transport factor 2 family protein; this translates as METNTHRAAEETTNRELLTDFYARFNHFVTNRGGRADVSTVFADDVTWTTMTSGRETEQTYTGVDDVVETVAAGLRERADHIQALPERFTEAGETVVVEGAYVGTADGTPFDIAFVHVYELNDETVQRCRAYTDSALERETFDR